GCCGGAAGACGTTCAGCACGGACAGGCCCACGGCGACGGCGATGCCCGGCAGCACCCCGAGCAGCGCCACGCCGACGAACGCCGCGAGACAGAGGAGGAACTCCGCCCGGCGCTGCCGCCACAGCCGTACGGCGCCCGGAATGTCGGCCAGGGACAGTGACGCGGTGATCACCACGGCGGCCAGGGCGGGCTGGGGCAGATCCCGGAACAGACCCGGAACCAGCACGAGCATGAGGACGATCAGCGCCGCGCCGACCACGCCCGTGAGCTGGCTCCTCGCCCCCGCGCGCTCCGCGACCGCCGTACGGGAGCCGCTGGTGCTGACCGGGAAACCCTGGAAGAGACCGGCCGCCAGGTTCGCGACGCCTACGCCGGCCATCTCCTGGTTGCCGCGGACCTCCTGACCCGTGCGCGCCGCGAAGGCCGACGCGTTGGAGATGGTGTCGGCCAGGGACACCAGCGCGATGCCCAGCGCACCGGCGAACAACGGCGCGAGATCGGCGAGCCGGATCTCCGGGACCGTGAACGGCGGGAAACCCTCGGGCAGTTCACCGACCAGCTTCACCCCGTGCCCGCCGAGGTCGAACACGACGGCCGCGCCGATCGCCAGCACCACCATCACCAGCACGGCGGGGATCTTCGGCAGCAGGCGCTGCAGGACGAGGATCAGCGCGATGCCACCGATGCCGACCGCCGCCGCGGCCGGTACCACCGCCCCGTCGGCGAGTCCCCGGACGAGACCGGCGCACTCGCCGAGCAGATCGTCCGCGTCGACCTTGAAGCCGAGCAGCTTGGGCAGCTGCCCGATCAGGATCGTCAGGGCCAGGCCGTTCATATAGCCGATCATCGTCGGCTTGGAGATCAGATCGGCGACGAAGCCGAGCTTCGCCACCGAGGCCAGGATCATGATGGCCGCCACCATCAGCGCGAGCACCGAGGCCAGCGCCACGGCCCGGTCGGGGTCGCCGTCCGCCACCACCAGCGGCAGCACGGTCGCGGCGATCATCGGCCCGAGCGAGGAGTCCGGACCCAGCACCAGGATCCGGGACGGCCCGCACACCGCGTAGCCGAGCAGACAGAGGATCGTCGTGTACAGCCCGGTGATGGGCGGCAGACCCGCCAGCTCGGCGTACGCCATGCCCTGAGGCACCAGCAGTGTGGTGAGGACGACCCCCGCGACCAGATCCTTGACCAGCCACTCGCGCCGGTACGACGACACCGCGCGGACCCCGGGAACGGCCCGCAGCCGGGGGAGCAGTCCCCGGCCGTTGTGCTCGGTTCTCACAGACCGTCCTTCCGTCCTGCCCCGCCGCTCCCGGTCTTCCCCGGCCGGCGTCACGAGTGCGTCGAGCGTGCACGCGCGGCAAGCGTGGCACGAGAACGGTGGTCCCGTGCGCGCGAGGTCAGGCGCCGGCCCCCGGATGCCGGGCGTACGACGCCCCCGGACTCACCCGCTCTTCGCTCCGAGCGCCTTCCGGGCCCGGCGTTCGGCCAGGATCGGGACGTAGGCCCGGACCCTGGCCAGCCGGAACGAGTCGTACGCGGCCCTCACCGTCGCCTCGACGGTGGCCGGGTCGACCGAGGGGAAGGCCGCGCTCAGCCGCGCCGCCATGTTCCGGACGGACGCGAGTTCGTCCTGCGAAAGCTGCTCTTCGACCGCCATGGACGCACTGATCCCCATGTCCCACGACCTCCGCACCGCAGAACCACGGACCCCGCCACCGCCTCGACAGGATCCCTCGGCCCCATTGTCCGCGCGCTCACACAAGATCGCCTCTCCCCGAGCGGCCGGTTCGGGAACAGCCGGTACGGCCGGTGCGGTTGCATC
The sequence above is drawn from the Streptomyces griseiscabiei genome and encodes:
- a CDS encoding three-helix bundle dimerization domain-containing protein, producing the protein MGISASMAVEEQLSQDELASVRNMAARLSAAFPSVDPATVEATVRAAYDSFRLARVRAYVPILAERRARKALGAKSG
- a CDS encoding SulP family inorganic anion transporter, with translation MRTEHNGRGLLPRLRAVPGVRAVSSYRREWLVKDLVAGVVLTTLLVPQGMAYAELAGLPPITGLYTTILCLLGYAVCGPSRILVLGPDSSLGPMIAATVLPLVVADGDPDRAVALASVLALMVAAIMILASVAKLGFVADLISKPTMIGYMNGLALTILIGQLPKLLGFKVDADDLLGECAGLVRGLADGAVVPAAAAVGIGGIALILVLQRLLPKIPAVLVMVVLAIGAAVVFDLGGHGVKLVGELPEGFPPFTVPEIRLADLAPLFAGALGIALVSLADTISNASAFAARTGQEVRGNQEMAGVGVANLAAGLFQGFPVSTSGSRTAVAERAGARSQLTGVVGAALIVLMLVLVPGLFRDLPQPALAAVVITASLSLADIPGAVRLWRQRRAEFLLCLAAFVGVALLGVLPGIAVAVGLSVLNVFRRAWWPYNTVLGRVPGLEGYHDIRSHPGAGRLPGLVIYRFDAPLFFANAKAFRDEINRLAGADPRPTWIVIAAEPMTDVDTTASDVLEELDEALNARGVHLVFAELKDPVRGKIERYGLTRTIDPRHFFPTVEAAVAAFRLRTGAEWTEDGDDRPEGKRV